From Maridesulfovibrio ferrireducens:
ACGTGTAAGATAATTTTTCAAAAAAAAAGGGATCACCTGTTATGGCAATCCCTGCAATAAAAAACTGATCTTACTGCTTAACCTCGATTCAAATAATCAATCAGAATTTCCCAAATACGCTCAGCGGCGTGCCCGTCCCAACCTGGTATTTCAGGGGCAGGATCATCTGTTTTAGCAAAAGCCTTTTCTACTTCACTCAGAATTTTAGCTTCAGAAACACCTGCAATAACATTTGTTCCGCGATCGACAGTGACAGGACGCTCTGTATTCTCACGAACGGTTACACAAGGAACGCCAAGAGCTGTCGTTTCTTCCTGCAATCCGCCGCTGTCGGTAATGACAACCTGTGCATCTTTCCACAGATAGAGTGATTCACGAAACGAAAGAGGCGGAAAAGTATGCACATTTTCTGAAAATGAAATAGAAAACTCTTCCATCATCTTGGCTGTGCGAGGATGGATAGGAAACAGAATAGGCAATTTCTCTGAAATTTTATTAAGCGCGGAAACAATACCCTTCAAGACATCTTTACAATCTACATTTGAAGGACGATGCAGCGTTAAAAACGCATACTTCCCAAGCTTTTCTTTGAGCGGCCTGGATTGATAATCGGAAGTAACATCGTCTCCAAGCCTCTTCACATTATAGAACAAATTGTCGATCATGACGTTGCCGACCTGAAAAACCGAAGCAGGGTCTTTACCTTCGCGCAATAAATTATCGAATCCGTGCTCTTCGGTAGTAAAAAATAAATTACTGATCGAATCTGTAACCATACGGTTGATTTCTTCAGGCATATCCAGATCACCGCTTCTAAGACCAGCCTCAACGTGAGCCACAGGGATATGCAGTTTCCGAGCAGTGACAGAACAAGCCAGAGTGGAATTAACATCGCCCACAACAACGACCAGATCAGGCTTGTGCTCAATACATATCTTCTCAAAAGAGATCATTATCGCGCCGGTCTGCTCAGCATGAGAACCTGTTGATTTACCCATATTAAACTTAGGCTCATCAATATCCAGATCCTCAAAAAAGACCTGAGACATCTGACGATCATAATGCTGACCAGTATAAACAATGTCGCATTCAATGGATTCCAAATTGCGGGATGCCCTGAAAATAGGGGCTACTTTCATCAAGTTAGGCCGCGCTCCGGCTACCAGAAAAACTTTTTTCATTTATATGCTCTCAATTGAAATTACTCGGAGACTTATGCCTCCGGCGGCTTAAAACCTGCCCTCGACCCCTTTGGTCCAGCCGAAGGCGAAATCACCTATTCTTAGTTCTTTTATCCATTTGGTCCGAAAAGCTTATTCTGCAATTCATCCAAAGTACGACATGATTCAGACTGAAAAATTGGACCATATCCAAGTCTGTCTGCCTGTTTGAGTCTTGTTTCTCCGCCCGAAGCAGGACGGATGCGGCCGTTTAAATCAACTTCGCCCCAAAATACTGAGCCGGCCGGGAGCGGACGATCATAGAAAGAAGAAAGAACAGCGGCTGCGACTCCAAGATCAAGGCCGGGATCGCGCATAGCAAGACCGCCGCCTATTTTTGCGTAAATATCAAGCTGTCCGAGATTTAAATTGAGCCTTTTTTCAAGTACGGCAAGAATCAGATTAAGCCTGTTTGTGTCAAATCCCAACGCTGTTCGACGCGGTATGGAAAGCACTGAACGGCTCGCTAAGGCCTGTACTTCTACAGCAAAAGGTTTGTGCCCGTCCATTGCCATAACTACAGCTGCACCGGAAAAAGAATCGTCCCTGTCACCGAGAAAAAGTGTTGAAGGATCTTCAACTATTTCCATTCCCGATTCACGCATGGAAAAGACAACCAGCTCATCACTGGGACCGAATCTGTTTTTAAGCACGCGCATAATGCGCATCATATGTTTACGGTCGCCTTCAAGATAAAGAACGGTATCAACCATATGCTCAAGTAACTTTGGCCCGGCAATCTGTCCGTCTTTGGTGACATGCCCGACTAACACCAGCGTCGCAGTGGTCTTTTTAGCTGCTTCGACAAGTTCAGACGAAACAGCACGCACTTGACTGACGCATCCCGGAATACCTTCCGCACGAGAAGAATTAAGTGTTTGCACGGAATCGATTATCAAGAGATCCGGTTTCTCCGGAGCTTCGAGAATAGCAAGAGCTTCTTCGGAATTAGTGCTGGCAATGGCAAGCATTCCTGAATTGAGCAACCCCAGTCTTTCGGCGCGCCCTCTGATTTGAGCCAAAGATTCTTCACCGGAAAAGTATACAGCCCGGTTTCCCATCTGTGCCTGAGCACAGGCAAGCTGCAAAAGCAGGGTCGATTTTCCGATACCGGGTTCACCGCCGACAAGGACAGCTCCACCGGGAACAAAACCTTTTCCCAACACAGTATCAAGCGGAGCAAACCCTGTTGAACGGGCCTCGGTATGTTCTGTCGGAATGTCAGCCAGAGCAGTAGTTCTTACGCCTGCATAAGTATGACTTACTGCTCCCTTTTTACGAACAACCACTTTTTGCTGCAAAGTATTCCATTCACCGCAACGAGGGCATTGCCCCTGCCATTTAATGGCTTGAGCTCCGCAACCCGAACAAACAAAAATATCTTTCGTTTTCATACATATCTCCGCAGTGGTAAAACCATAAACAAAAAGCCGGACATGCAGTCCGGCTTTTCATATTTAAATCTATCAATTCAATTTAATCTGCGCAGCCCTTTATATTTAAAGAATTACGCTTCAAATCAATCTTTATTTCTTAGGCGGATTTTTGGCTTCCACCACATTGATAACATATTCCTTAACAGCAGGAGACGGTTTGAAGAATACCACCATGAAAGGAGTATCCATGCCCGGCTTAAGCAGAGTATTATTTGATAAAACTCCAACCTTCGAAGTCAGCCCTGCATCTATTTCCTCACGGGACTGAACTTCAAGCTGGAACAGTGAAAGTGTGTTTCCACAAAGAAGTCTTTGAGAATCAAGCACCTGCCCTTTATCATCAAAAAGCTGGGCTTCCACTTCAATAAGCTCTTTAGGCGTATTGAAATTATTTACCACTTTGCCTTCGATTATAAAAAGCTGTCCAGCTTTGTCATTATTCACATAAAATTGGCGCAAATCTTTAAAAGAGAACTTACTGAATCTTTTGGACGGAGGCTCGGAAGCGTCCATCTCGCCATCTTCAGTAGAAGAGACAAAAGGAATATCGAAAGGAACACTTTCCCAGAGTTTCAGATACCAGGCTGCCCCGGCTCCTCCGGCAAAAAGCAGGACAATGATCAAAGTAATGATCATTCCTTTTCCTTTTTTCTTACCACCGTTTTTACCCGCAGAAGACCGGGTGGAGTCTTCATCAAGGTCAAAACCGTTTATCTCTCCATCGTCAAGGGGAAGACCGTGGTCGTCATCATCATCCTCTTCTTCAAAGGATTCTCCCTCTTCGTAAGATTCCTCGTCTTCAACTTCCTCATCATCTCCGAAAAGCTCGTCTTCGGAAAAAGATTCAGTTTCCTCGTCATCGCCAAAGAGTTCATCTTCATCAAAGGACTCTTCTTCGGCTACGGGTTCGGGAGCTTCTTCTTCAGCAACTTCTTCTGAAAATTCATCATCTTCATCACTGCCGAAAAGTTCCTCATCTATATCAAAAGCCTCTTCGTCGTCAGCAGGTGCTGCGGGCTCATCATCATCAAAAAGATCCGCACCTAAATCCGCGTCGGCATCATTATCATCTGAACCGAAAAGATCATCTTCAAGATCATCAGTACCGGCAACAGCGGGAGCCTCATCATCGGCTCCAAGGTCACCGAAAAGATCTTCATCAAGATCCTCTTCAGTTTCTTCGCTTGAGTCTTCGCCAAACAAATCTTCATCAAGATCTTCTTCAGCAGGAGCTTCCGGTTCCGGTTCCGGTTCTGGTTCGGGCTCTGGCTCAGGTTTCGGTTTTGGTTTTGGTTGCGGCTTCGGCTCACTAACAATCTCTTCTTCGAGCATAGACGCAACTTCGTCTTCCGGCTCTAGAGCAGGAGGGCTTACCTTAAAAACATTCGCACACTTGGAGCATTTAACTTTAACTCCGCCTGCTGGAATTTTACTATCCGGTAAATTGAACTTGGTCTCACAGTTGGAACACGTAATAATCATGGACCGCTCTACCTGCTCTTAAAGAGGTTTAAATCAACTCAAATCATAAAAAAATAACACATGAAACTATAGAATTAGACATTCTCTAATTCATAGACAGCATTTAGATACCTGTATTTTTCAGCGTAGTCCATTCCGTATCCTACAAGGAAGCCATTCTCAACAACAAAACCGGGAAAATCGACTTTAAGATCAATTTCTCTGCGCTCTCCTTTATCAATCAGAGCACAGGTTTTAATGCTAAGCGGATTACGCTTGGAGAAAACATGCTTCAAAAATTCAACAGAATGCCCAGTATCTACAATATCTTCTACTATAAGAACATGCTTATCGGCAATAGATCCTTCCAGATCTTTTGAAAAATTCATGCTTCCGGTTCTGCTTGTTCCGCTTCCATAACTTGAAAGGCGAACAAAATCTATTTCCGGCTCAGCTTCGAGACTGCGTGTAAGATCCGCAAAAAAAAGATAGGCACCTTTTAACACGCATACACATACTAAAGGCTGATCCCCGTATGTTACAGAAATTTCTTTACTAATTTCCTTAATTCTAGCCGCAATAACTTCGGAAGAGAATACTTCTTTAAGGCAATGGCCCATAACTAAGTTCCTTATTAATTTAATATACTTAAAGTTTCATTATCATTGGAATTTCATCACAATCAGGAAACAGCGGACAATTAATACAATCCGCCCAGACTTTCTGCGGAAGTATGTTTTTATCCGTCACAACGAATCCCTGCTTGGCAAAAAATGCCTCAATGTTTGTGAGAACAAAAACTTCACAAACTCCCAAATCACGAGCTTCCTGAATACACGCTTCAACCATTCTGCCACCCAGATTAGATCCGCGTTCATCAGGAATAACCACCATAGAACGAACTTCAGCTAAGCAATCCCAGCTGATGGCCAATGCGCAACATCCGACCACTCTGCCATCATCCGTTTCGGCAACAAAAAAATCACGAAGATGATTATAAACCGAAGCCCGGGAACGAGGCAGAACCATTGCATTCTTAGTACTGTCTTTTATGATTGAATGGATTGCTTCGGCATCTTCCATCCGAGCCTTTCTAATAATTGTCACAGATTTTACCGATCCTTAAGCAGCTTGTTAATGAAAGCCTCAAACATTGAACCGGGAAAACTACCGGATTTATCAAAAACTTTCTTACCCTTAGTGTCAAAAACAAGAGTTCTAGGAATACTTTCAAGCTTGAAAAAGCTTCCTACATCGCTGTCAGCAAAATAAATAGGGTAATTAAACTGAGCATCTTTACTCATAAATTCTTTAACATCTGCAACGTCAGGATCAACTGAAACTCCGATCATCATCAGATCGTCATCAGAGAATTTTTTGCGCAATTCAACCAATTCAGGTATTTCAGCACGACAGGGAGGACACCATGTTGCCCAGAAATTGAGAACAACAACTTTCCCTTTTGACTGCGCGACAACATCTTGAACAGCCTGAGCGTTCAAAGTTTTAACTTCACCGGTTGTTTCAGCCTTGCTGCAACCAACCGCCAACATCAAAACCATCGCCATCATTACGCAAATCTTATTTGTAAATCTCATACTACTCCCAGTATAAAATCATTTAGTCAGGATCAACTTCAGTCTGCACTAACAGATTCTTTAATAGAACTCAAAAAAGCCCTGTTCATCTGCGGCGGTCTTATTGGGATAATTTAATTACTGCAACAACTCTTTAGCGACTTTTACCGCCGCAACCGCGTCGGTAGACCAGCCATCAGCGCCTATAGAATCACAGAACCCGCCGGTTATAACCGCACCGCCGATCATGACCTTGATATCAAGGTTCCGTTCTTTTAAAAGATTTATGGTATCTTCCATTCTAACCATGGTCGTTGTCATAAGCGCGGAAAGGCCGATAATTTTAGCGCCTTTTTCCTGAGCAGCATTCACGATAGTTTCCGCCGAAACATCTTTACCCAGATCAACCACATCAAAACCATGGTTCCGAAGCATGAGGCAGACAATATTTTTACCGATATCATGGATATCCCCTTCAACCGTTGCCATAACTATTACGTCCTGCTCCTCCGTTCCTCCGGCTGCCTCCATGATAGGTTTCAGCTTTTCAAAGGCTTTCTGGAGAGTTTCGGCAGACTGTAAAAGCTGTGGCAGAAAATATTCCTTGCGTTCATACTTCTCGCCGACTTCCATAATCGCAGGAATAAGTTCATCATTAACCAGCGCAAAAGGATCACGTCCGCCTGCAAGATCTCTTTCAACAAGAGCGAGGATTCCGCCCCTGTCTCCTGAAACGACTGCGTCAAAAAGATTCTCAGCTACGGCTTTTGGTTTTCCTTGATTCTGTCCACCACCTGTAGCCTGTCCACCGTCCCCGGAAGGAGTCCATCCGGAGTACTGCTCGATAAACTGCTCTGCCTGAGGATCTCTGGCGAGCAGGACTTCTGCGGAATAGAGGCTCTCTCTGAGTCTGGAAGAGTTAGGGTTAGCGATAAAAGCGCAAAGCCCCTGCCCCTGACACAAAGTCAGGAAACTTGAGTTGAGAAGTTCGCGGGCGGGCAATCCGAACGATACGTTGGAAAGTCCCAGAACTGTCGGCAGATTCCATTCTTCTTTGCAGTGACGAATAAAGTCCATGCAATGCCTTGCGGCTTCCGGCTTGGACGAAACAGTCAACGCAAGAGCATCGACCATTATAAGTCTGCGGGGAATACCGTAGGAATCCGCTTCTTCAAGAAGCTTGGAAACCACTTCAATTCTTTCCGCACAGGTGAAAGGAAGCTTGCTGCCGATTATGGGCAGTAAAATAAAAGGAGCTCCGAACTTCTTACAAAGCGGTCCAAGCCGTTCCATACGTCCTGATTCACCACTGATAGAATTGACAAGCGGAGAACCTGCGTAAGCCCACAAAGCGGCTTCAACAGCATCAGGATTAGTAGAATCTATACTTAAAGGAGCAGGAAACTGCGCCATAACTTCTTTGGTGAGGGCCGGTAAAATTTTAACTTCATCAACCATGGGAGCGCCTACATTAATATCAAGCACAGGTGCTCCGGCTGAAAGCTGCTCTGCGGCAAACTTCATAGCCTCGGTGAACTGCCCTTTTTGAAGCTCGGCACTGAGAACTTTCTTTCCGGTGGGATTAATACGCTCACCGATGATTACACCGCGCTGATCAAATCCGATCTTAACGGACTGCGCACGAGACGTAAGAACCATCTGGCAATTATCCTCGGGAACAGGACGCTTCCATTTTGCGTCACCCACAGCATTTCTGAGCGCTCTGATATGGTCAGGAGTTGTTCCGCAGCAACCACCTATAAATTTAGCACCAACTTCAAGGAAACGAACGGATTGTTTGGCAAAAGGCTCAGGCTGAAGTCTAAAAACTGTTTGACGGTTTTCATCCAGTTCAGGAAGTCCGGCATTTGCTTCAACCAGCAATGGACTGGAAAGCCTCGGCTGCATGGACTCCAGCACTTCATATATCTGTTCAGGCCCTGCACTGCAGTTGGTCCCCATCAGTTCAACACCCATATTCTGCATGGTGTCAATAAACGTCAGCGGAGACGAACCTGTCAGACAAGCGGCAGGAGATTCAAAAGTCATGGAAAGAGCAACGGGCAAGTCGCAGACTTCGCGGGCGGCAATAACAACAGCTCTCGCTTCAGCAAGGTCAAAATGAGTTTCACCGAGAATCAGATCAACTCCACCTTCAACCAGTCCCTTGATCTGTTCTTTATAGATCTCGACCATCTCTTTAAAGGTCATTTCACCTAGAGGCTGGACAAAATAACCGGTTGGACCGACACTACCGGCAACAAAGACGTTATCTCCGGCAACGCTTTTGGCGATAAGAGCCATTTCTCTGTTCAGGCCGATGACATCCGCACCCGAGCCGAGCTTGGGCCTGCTGCCGCCGAAGGTGTTAGTGGTAAGAACATTCGCCCCGGCAGAAACATAATCCTTGTGCACAGATTTTATAACTTCAGGGCTCTCAAGACCGAAAATTTCAGGAGACATTCCTGCGGGAAGACCTCTTCCCTGTAGAAGTGTTCCATATCCACCATCGAAAAAATAAACACGATCGTCGCTGAGAGCTTTACGAAAATCCGGCATAAGGTACTCCAAAAGTTATGAATAAAACCCGAAAAATCTGATCACAATTGTTTCGAATAGCTTCTACTTAAAAACATTGAAAAGGACAAATAAAAACTATATCCTTATAAGTTCTAAATATGATCATCAATGTAAACTAAAGTTCAAATAATGTCAGCCGCACAGGAAAATTACCCGGTCAATGAAATCAAAAAAAGAAAATGAACCAATAGTTCCGGAACTTATAGAAGACGAGGACGATATCATAGATGTCAAACCCGATTTTCTACCGACTCCGAGAGCAAAAGGCGAAGTAGCCACTAAAGATCCGCTGCATCTCTATCTTAATGAGATAAGCCGCTTTCCTCTGCTTGAGCCTGAAGAAGAATTCAGACTGGCAAAAAGAGTGCAGGAAAATGGAGATCAGGAAGCTGCATTTCGCCTTGTATCTTCACATCTTAGACTGGTGGTTAAAATCGCCATGGACTTCCAGCGGCGCTGGATGCAGAATGTGCTGGATCTTATTCAGGAAGGAAATGTCGGCCTTATGAAGGCGGTAAATAAATTTGACCCTGATAAAGGTATCAAGTTTTCTTACTATGCAGCCTTCTGGGTAAAAGCTTACATCCTTAAATATATCATGGATAACTGGCGCATGGTTAAAATCGGAACCACCCAGACCCAGCGCAAACTTTTTTACAACCTGAACAAAGAACGCCAAAGACTTCAAACACTTGGCTTCGACCCGACAACATCAGTGCTCTCCGAAAATCTCAATGTGACCGAAGAAGAGATTACGGAAATGGATAAAAGGCTGGCGAAGAATGACCTTTCCCTGAATCTCAAGTTCGGAGAGGATTCAGAAGCCACCCGTATGGATTTTTTACCTGATTTAGGTCCGGGCATAGAAGAAACTCTTGCTAATAAGGAGATTTCCACCTTACTTCTTGAACAGCTTAGAACAGTAGCTCCGAAATTAAATGAAAAAGAACAAGTTATTTTAGACGACAGGTTGCTCTCTGACTCTCCGCGCACACTTAGAGAAATAGGTGAAGAATTCGGAGTGACTAGAGAAAGAGTCCGCCAGATTGAAGCTCGGTTATTAAACAAACTGAGAGACCATCTAGCCGAAACAGTAAAAGATTTTTCTGAAGATTGGATACCTGATAATGAATAAACTCCTTACTGAACTGAAAAAAGAAGCCAGAAATTTAGCTGCAGCTCTACCTACACCGCAATTTTACCGCGATGCTGAGACTCAGCTTGAATTTTCACACGGCATGTTTTTTGATCATCCGCTTGTAATCAGATTACAGGAAGATGTTCTTCCATTTCTTTATGATGAATATGCTCACGGCATTTACCACTCTAAAAAAGTGGCCATAGAAGCCGGAGCAATAGTCCTTAAAGACGGAGATCATCTATCGCCTGACACTGTGAGAGAACTTGTTCTGCTTGCCCAGTTCTGCGGACTTCTTCATGACAGCTGCAGACTGGATGAAGACCACGCTTTACACGGGGCGGAAACCTCACGGGTCATCCTGAATCAATATCCGCTTTCAGAACGCAGCAAAGATCTTATTGCCAAATCTATTGCCCGGCACGAAGCTTTCAAACCTGCAAGCCCCATCATCGACGACCCGGAACTGGAACTATTAAGCGGCGCACTCTACGACGCTGACAAATTCCGATGGGGACCAGATAATTTTTCAACAACTCTTTGGGAAATTTGTGACTACGAAGACTGGTCTCTACAGGAAATTATTGAAAAATTCCCCAAAGGTCTGGATATGATAAAATCCATTGAATCCACCTTCAGGACCAATACCGGCAAAAAGTACGGTCCGGAAATGATAGATCAAGGCATGACTATCGGGTCCAAGATTTACAAGCGTCTGATTGAATTATCAGAATCACCCAAATACTCTACCTATAAAAAACAAAACCCTATTGTATGATTTATCCAGCATCTACACATTGCAAAGCAATATCTTCTGCCGCAATTCTAGCTATATTCTTTGTTATTGCTTTGAGCGGTTGTGCTGCAAAAACCGGAATTAACTCCTCGGCTGCAAATCCGCAATTAACCCCCGAGACTCAGCTGACTTTTGACTACCTTGTTTATCAGGATTACCTGTCACGCCTTAGTCAAATCATGCGCAGCGGGGACAGGTCTCAGGAAGCATCGCTTGAGTCCGCACGTCTGCAGCAGGAAGCTATCGTTGTTGTTGACCGCATCCTGAAAGTTGACCCCAGAGCTCAGCTTTATGCTGAAAAAGCATCTCTTTTCTGGGCAGCCCAGCAAATTGACGAAGCGCGGGAAGCTCTCAAGGAAGGCCTCAAAAAATTCCCTGAAGATCGAAAACTGATCATGAGCCTTTCCAGCACCTATCTTGTTGAAAACAGAACTACGGACGCTGAGAGTGTTCTTCAAGAATATATACACAAGCATCCCAATGATCTTGTTGTCATAACTCAGCTTGCCCGTATTCTGCTTGAACAGAAAAAATTTGCACAGGCTCTTGATACGCTGAAAGTTATTCCGGCAGAAAAACGGACAACCGAAATTCTGTATTATTACGCAAAAGCAAGTGCAGGCCTCGGACTGACCAAGCAAGCCATCAGAGCTCTGCAAAAAGCTGTTAAAGTAAAGCCTGACTACCTTGAAGCATGGGGCGAACTGGCTTATCTATATGAGCTTGGAAAAGACTATGACGCAGCTGAAAAAATTTACACAAAGATGCTGGAATTCCCTGAAGCATCCAACCATATCCGCCTGCGCCTTATAGAGTTGAGCCTTAAGCTGAACAACCCCGACCGAGGGCTGTCACTGGTACTGGAAGGCCCGCGCAACACTGCTTTCCTACTCGATTCGGCACAGATTTTCTTGAACAGCAAATTCTACGGACAGGCCTCGACGATCCTTGATATTTTTGTACTGGAAAAAGAAATCCCTGACGCTTATTACTTTTTCAAAGCTTCAATTGCCTACGAAGGAGAAGAAGATCCCGCTAAGGCTCTTAACTTCCTGAACAAAGTAAAGCCAAGCAGCGACCATTATGACCGCAGTCTGCAATTCAAGGCGCACCTGCTTATCGACCTGAAAAAGGATAAGGAAGCTTTGACCGTTCTTAGAAAAGGACAGGAACAATTTCCCGATAATCCGAACTTCTTTTTGATAGAAGCATCTCTTCATATAGAACTCAAGCAGCCTGAAAAAGCTGAAGAAACTCTTTTAAGAGGATACAAGAATATACCTGATTCTCCTCAGATTCTTTTTCAGCTGGGCATAATAGAAGAGCGAAAAGGAAACATAGACAATACCTTGAAATACATGGAAAAAATAATATCCATACATCCGGATCACGCAGACGCACTCAATTATGTCGGATACATTCTTGCCGACAGAAATGAACAGCTTGACCGCGCAATGGTTTTGATATCCAGAGCAAACAAGCTTGAGCCGGACAACGGCTTCATAATAGATTCCTTGGCATGGGTTCATTACCGCCTCGGAAATTTTGATGAAGCTTGGAAAAACATCGGGCGTGCTCTTTCTCTTCAGCCAAGGCAGCCGGAGTTATGGGAACATTACGGAGATATAGCTCTTGCCATGGGAAACAAAAAAGAAGCTGCAAAAGCCTACAAAAGAGCCCTTAAATTCGACCCTGAAAATAAAGAACTGCGCAGGAAACTGGATTCCTTATGATTTCCAAATTATGGAGGACTGCAATCCTTATTCTGGCCGTAGCAACTATGGCCGCCGGATGTAGTTCCAGAAATTTACAATTTCATGACCCGGATAAAGTTTACTCAAAATTCAGAAATGAATTCGGCACCTGTAATGCCACAGGAGTGAACTTCACAGCCAGCCTCTATTATACAGCGCAGAAACAAGGACACCGGACAATAATGAACTTATGGGGAGATCTCGGATCTCCTTTACGCCTTGATGTAAGAGCCGGAATAGGAACGTATCTCGCTCACATTCTTGAAGATAAAAATGGACTGACGGCTTTTTACCCGGATCAAAACACAGCATATTCACATTCCTCACCCGAAAGAGCTGTCAGAATGTTGGGGCTGCCATTTCCTTTCTCCCTGAAAGATCTTGCAGGACTTATCGCCGGCTGTTATCCCGATTTTATTCCAAGCTCATTCGATACAGTTACACTTGATAAGAATCGCAAAGGGTTGCTTTATCTTTATGATAAAGGGCCAGTCAGTTCAATAACGCTTACGGAACAAGGAATTCCAACGGAAATTACCGGGCGCGGAGAGCTGCCTTGGATAATGAAAATGGAATCCTATGAACTGA
This genomic window contains:
- a CDS encoding tetratricopeptide repeat protein, encoding MIYPASTHCKAISSAAILAIFFVIALSGCAAKTGINSSAANPQLTPETQLTFDYLVYQDYLSRLSQIMRSGDRSQEASLESARLQQEAIVVVDRILKVDPRAQLYAEKASLFWAAQQIDEAREALKEGLKKFPEDRKLIMSLSSTYLVENRTTDAESVLQEYIHKHPNDLVVITQLARILLEQKKFAQALDTLKVIPAEKRTTEILYYYAKASAGLGLTKQAIRALQKAVKVKPDYLEAWGELAYLYELGKDYDAAEKIYTKMLEFPEASNHIRLRLIELSLKLNNPDRGLSLVLEGPRNTAFLLDSAQIFLNSKFYGQASTILDIFVLEKEIPDAYYFFKASIAYEGEEDPAKALNFLNKVKPSSDHYDRSLQFKAHLLIDLKKDKEALTVLRKGQEQFPDNPNFFLIEASLHIELKQPEKAEETLLRGYKNIPDSPQILFQLGIIEERKGNIDNTLKYMEKIISIHPDHADALNYVGYILADRNEQLDRAMVLISRANKLEPDNGFIIDSLAWVHYRLGNFDEAWKNIGRALSLQPRQPELWEHYGDIALAMGNKKEAAKAYKRALKFDPENKELRRKLDSL